The following are encoded in a window of Halosolutus halophilus genomic DNA:
- a CDS encoding ATP-dependent DNA helicase, with product MHIEELSGLPPGAIDHFEREGIEELYPPQADAVEAGATEGENLVAAVPTASGKTMIAALSMLSAVERGGKALYIVPLRALASEKKAEFEAYERFGVTVGVTTGNYESTDEWLAAKDIIVATSEKVDSLVRNGADWLSDLTCVVSDEVHLIDDSNRGPTLEVTLAKLRQLNPALQVVALSATVGNADEIADWLDASLVDTDWRPIDLRMGVHYGNALNFDDGSTREVPVDGSEKQEAALVRDILQEGGSSLVFVNSRRNAEAAGRRLGQVASRELTDVERTDLADLAEEIRGDSDTETSEELAECVENGSAFHHAGLSSTQRSLVEDAFRDRLLKVISATPTLAAGVNTPARRVVVRDWRRFDPTAGGMAPLDVLEVHQMMGRAGRPGLDPYGEAVLLARSHDESEELFDRYVWADPEPVRSKLAAEPALRTHVLATIASGFARTREGLLDFLAETLYASQSTEPGRLERVADDVLSYLERNDFVERNGGETAETDDSGAFTSAADLVDGGGRDEELEATSLGHTVSRLYLDPMSAAEIVHGLESADARPTALGCYQLISRTPDMYELYLRSGEDERYGELFYEREAELLGDPPSEFEDDRFEDWLSALKTGRLLEDWAEELDEDTITERYKIGPGDLRGKVDTAEWLLGAAESLAVEIDSEWTVAVREARARVEHGVGEELLELVSVGDVGRKRARRLYERGIEDPAELRTADKSVILGALKGEKTAENILDNAGREDPSMDGVEPAPATSTASATAGETSGDRGDSGEGPDRAEPVQDEADDADESQSSLGDF from the coding sequence ATGCATATCGAGGAGCTGTCGGGGCTCCCGCCCGGCGCGATCGACCACTTCGAGCGCGAGGGGATCGAGGAGCTGTACCCGCCACAGGCCGACGCGGTCGAGGCCGGCGCGACCGAGGGCGAGAACCTCGTCGCCGCCGTCCCCACCGCCAGCGGGAAGACCATGATCGCCGCGCTCTCGATGCTGTCGGCGGTCGAACGCGGTGGAAAAGCGCTCTACATCGTCCCCTTGCGAGCGCTCGCCAGCGAAAAAAAGGCCGAGTTCGAGGCCTACGAGAGGTTCGGCGTGACGGTGGGCGTCACGACGGGCAACTACGAGAGCACGGACGAGTGGCTCGCCGCGAAGGACATCATCGTGGCGACCAGCGAGAAGGTCGACTCACTCGTGCGCAACGGGGCCGACTGGCTCTCCGACCTCACCTGCGTCGTCAGCGACGAGGTCCACCTCATCGACGACTCGAACCGGGGGCCGACGCTCGAGGTCACCCTCGCCAAGTTGCGACAGCTGAATCCCGCGTTACAGGTCGTCGCGCTCTCGGCGACGGTCGGCAACGCCGACGAGATCGCCGACTGGCTCGACGCCTCGCTCGTCGACACGGACTGGCGTCCGATCGACCTCCGGATGGGGGTCCACTACGGCAACGCCCTGAACTTCGACGACGGTTCGACGCGCGAGGTACCCGTCGACGGGAGCGAAAAACAGGAGGCCGCGCTCGTCCGCGACATCCTGCAGGAGGGCGGCTCATCGCTCGTATTCGTCAACTCCCGCCGGAACGCGGAGGCGGCGGGCAGGCGACTCGGGCAGGTCGCGAGCCGCGAACTGACCGACGTCGAGCGGACGGACCTGGCCGACCTCGCCGAAGAAATCCGGGGGGATAGCGACACCGAGACGAGCGAGGAACTCGCGGAGTGCGTCGAAAACGGGTCGGCCTTCCACCACGCCGGTCTCTCGAGCACCCAGCGCAGCCTCGTCGAGGACGCCTTCCGCGATCGGTTGCTGAAGGTGATCTCGGCCACGCCGACCCTCGCGGCCGGGGTGAACACCCCCGCTCGTCGGGTCGTCGTCCGCGACTGGCGGCGCTTCGACCCCACCGCAGGCGGGATGGCACCGCTCGACGTCCTCGAGGTCCACCAGATGATGGGGCGGGCGGGTCGACCCGGCCTCGACCCCTACGGCGAGGCCGTCCTGCTCGCCAGGAGCCACGACGAGAGCGAGGAACTGTTCGATCGCTACGTCTGGGCCGATCCGGAGCCAGTTCGATCGAAACTCGCCGCCGAACCGGCCCTGCGAACGCACGTGCTCGCGACGATCGCCTCCGGTTTCGCCAGAACCCGCGAGGGCCTGCTCGACTTCCTCGCGGAGACGCTCTACGCGAGCCAGTCGACGGAACCGGGCCGACTCGAACGGGTGGCCGACGACGTGCTGTCGTATCTCGAGCGGAACGATTTCGTCGAACGGAACGGCGGTGAGACGGCGGAAACCGACGACAGCGGGGCGTTCACCTCGGCTGCCGATCTCGTCGACGGTGGCGGCCGAGACGAGGAACTCGAGGCGACCAGCCTCGGCCACACCGTCTCCCGGCTCTACCTCGATCCGATGAGCGCCGCCGAAATCGTCCACGGACTCGAGTCGGCCGACGCACGCCCCACCGCGCTCGGATGCTACCAGCTTATCTCGCGCACCCCCGACATGTACGAACTCTACCTGCGATCGGGCGAGGACGAGCGGTACGGCGAACTCTTCTACGAGCGCGAGGCCGAACTGCTCGGCGATCCGCCGAGCGAGTTCGAGGACGACCGCTTCGAGGACTGGCTGTCCGCCCTCAAGACGGGCCGGCTGCTCGAGGACTGGGCGGAGGAACTGGACGAGGACACGATCACGGAGCGGTACAAGATCGGCCCCGGAGACCTCCGCGGAAAGGTCGACACCGCCGAGTGGCTGCTCGGGGCAGCCGAGTCGCTGGCGGTCGAGATCGACAGCGAGTGGACCGTCGCCGTCCGCGAGGCGCGGGCTCGCGTCGAGCACGGCGTCGGCGAAGAACTGCTCGAACTCGTCTCGGTCGGCGACGTGGGCCGCAAACGCGCCCGGCGACTGTACGAGCGCGGGATCGAGGACCCCGCCGAGTTGCGAACCGCCGACAAGAGCGTGATCCTCGGCGCGCTGAAAGGCGAGAAGACGGCCGAGAACATCCTCGACAACGCCGGCCGCGAGGACCCCTCGATGGACGGCGTCGAACCGGCCCCGGCCACGTCGACTGCCAGCGCGACGGCTGGTGAAACGAGCGGCGATCGAGGCGACAGCGGCGAGGGACCCGATCGCGCCGAACCGGTACAGGACGAGGCCGACGACGCGGACGAGAGCCAGTCCAGCCTGGGTGATTTCTGA
- the cgi121 gene encoding KEOPS complex subunit Cgi121, translating into MELLECRLEIDDLDSFVADLGAIGDRHGTTIQAFDARYVADRAHLERAVELADRAIDRGENVARDRAVEILLYAAGRRQIDRALEMGVDEGEGPAVILVAATDGADADAEAATLASLDDLDAVVGVEPTLEVGESATICNFFEITDAERSATDASIGALVRERVALLDVEK; encoded by the coding sequence ATGGAACTGCTCGAATGCCGCCTCGAGATCGACGACCTCGATTCGTTCGTCGCCGACCTCGGCGCGATCGGCGATCGCCACGGCACGACGATCCAGGCGTTCGACGCGCGCTACGTCGCCGACCGGGCCCACCTCGAGCGAGCCGTCGAACTGGCCGACCGAGCGATCGATCGCGGCGAGAACGTCGCCCGGGATCGGGCGGTCGAGATCCTGCTGTACGCCGCCGGCCGCCGCCAGATCGACCGGGCACTCGAAATGGGGGTTGACGAGGGCGAGGGGCCGGCCGTGATACTCGTCGCCGCCACGGATGGGGCCGATGCCGACGCCGAAGCAGCCACCCTCGCGTCGCTCGACGACCTCGACGCAGTCGTCGGCGTCGAACCCACACTCGAGGTCGGCGAGTCAGCGACAATCTGTAACTTCTTCGAAATCACCGACGCCGAGCGATCGGCAACCGACGCCTCGATCGGCGCGCTAGTCCGGGAGCGAGTCGCACTGCTCGATGTCGAAAAGTAG
- a CDS encoding amidohydrolase family protein, giving the protein MYQQNGEDVFVIDAHVHLWDAREDNIVHEGGEEFIQCFYDYHTTFTPDERQWDMSEYRHYGADRMVEDMFGNAAADMGIFQPTYLTDFYDEGFNTTHQNAELATEYPERFVLNGTFDPRDGDEGIEYLEELHETYDISGVKLYTAEWRGDSKGWRLDDEEAFRFLEKCQELGIENVHPHKGPTIRPLNRDAFDVKDVDDAASSFPELNFVVEHVGLPRLDDFCWIAAQEPNVYGGLAVAAPFAQNRPGKFSEILSELLWWLGEDRVLFGSDYAIWNPDWLVEEVMEAELTPEHRAEYGVEWDLETKRKVMGENAADLYDIDIEEKRRTFQDDEISQQFDLGDHYASEEPAAADD; this is encoded by the coding sequence ATGTATCAGCAAAACGGCGAGGATGTCTTCGTCATCGACGCTCACGTCCATCTGTGGGACGCCAGGGAGGACAACATCGTCCACGAGGGTGGCGAAGAGTTCATCCAGTGCTTCTACGACTATCACACGACGTTCACGCCGGACGAGCGCCAGTGGGACATGTCGGAGTATCGCCACTACGGGGCCGATCGGATGGTCGAGGACATGTTCGGCAACGCCGCTGCCGACATGGGAATCTTCCAGCCCACGTACCTGACCGACTTCTACGACGAGGGGTTCAACACGACCCACCAGAACGCCGAACTGGCGACCGAGTACCCCGAACGGTTCGTGCTCAACGGAACCTTCGATCCGCGCGACGGTGACGAGGGAATCGAGTATCTCGAAGAACTCCACGAGACGTACGACATTTCGGGGGTCAAGCTCTACACTGCCGAGTGGCGTGGCGACTCGAAGGGGTGGCGACTCGACGACGAGGAGGCGTTCCGGTTCTTAGAGAAGTGCCAGGAACTCGGTATCGAGAACGTCCATCCGCACAAAGGGCCGACGATCCGGCCGCTGAACCGCGACGCGTTCGACGTGAAAGACGTCGACGACGCGGCGTCGTCGTTCCCCGAACTCAACTTCGTCGTCGAACACGTCGGCCTCCCCCGACTCGACGACTTCTGCTGGATCGCCGCCCAGGAGCCGAACGTCTACGGCGGACTCGCAGTCGCCGCCCCGTTCGCCCAGAACCGCCCCGGCAAGTTCTCCGAGATCCTCTCGGAACTGCTCTGGTGGCTCGGCGAGGACCGTGTGCTGTTCGGCTCGGATTACGCGATCTGGAACCCCGACTGGCTCGTCGAGGAGGTCATGGAGGCCGAACTCACCCCGGAACACCGCGCGGAGTACGGCGTCGAGTGGGATCTCGAGACGAAACGGAAAGTGATGGGCGAGAACGCGGCCGACCTGTACGACATCGACATCGAGGAGAAACGCCGGACGTTCCAGGACGACGAGATCAGCCAGCAGTTCGATCTCGGCGACCACTACGCGAGCGAGGAACCGGCGGCGGCGGACGACTGA
- a CDS encoding NADH:flavin oxidoreductase has protein sequence MASLEDPIEIGGLTVPNRLYRAPLLECAGNGPDAVDTLIDDLEPAAASGVGLVCQGATIVRGEGGCAAPGMTRVHDPDFVSRLSRLTDRIHEHGGRIFVQLEHGGLRSMETWHAEYRRKHPDLEQLAVSKPPWQLRALDRLGFLSYDPRVLSTDEVYDLAADFGRAAARAVDAGYDGIHLAGANMGIVQQFLSPFYNRRGDEFGGSPDARLEFLALVHDEIRDRAGDVPLMTKVPAETPAPPAPIVRRKLSLDDGVEIARRLERIGYDAVVPVQTSVVWDMSIVRGAYPDRAWSNEALQEEYDVAFGGSGRKRLVAWGNRVQSLQYDFQPAWNEDFCRRVREQVAIPVLAEGGIRERGTIDRLLGDGGNDGGGEDSGDGPTPACDAVGMARPFYAEPRLGTRLLDAGDATTRVLCESCNNCTVPQVTGAPGICRTPDVLRKRGELERSGAYESSES, from the coding sequence ATGGCCAGCCTCGAAGATCCGATCGAGATCGGCGGGCTGACGGTCCCGAACCGACTCTATCGCGCGCCCCTGCTCGAGTGCGCGGGCAACGGACCGGACGCCGTCGACACGCTGATCGACGATCTCGAACCCGCCGCCGCGTCCGGCGTCGGACTCGTCTGCCAGGGCGCGACCATCGTCCGCGGCGAGGGCGGCTGTGCCGCACCGGGGATGACCCGCGTCCACGACCCCGACTTCGTCTCGCGACTGTCGCGGCTGACCGATCGGATCCACGAGCACGGCGGCCGCATCTTCGTCCAGCTCGAACACGGCGGGCTGCGGAGCATGGAGACGTGGCACGCAGAGTACCGCCGGAAGCACCCGGACCTCGAGCAACTCGCGGTATCGAAACCGCCGTGGCAGTTACGGGCCCTCGATCGGCTCGGCTTCCTCTCGTACGACCCCCGCGTCCTGTCGACCGACGAGGTGTACGACCTCGCCGCGGACTTCGGCCGAGCGGCCGCCCGCGCCGTCGACGCGGGCTACGACGGGATTCACCTTGCGGGGGCGAACATGGGCATCGTCCAGCAGTTCCTGTCGCCCTTCTACAACCGCCGCGGCGACGAGTTCGGCGGCTCGCCGGACGCCAGACTCGAATTCCTCGCGCTCGTCCACGACGAGATCCGCGACCGGGCCGGCGACGTCCCCCTGATGACCAAGGTTCCCGCGGAGACGCCCGCGCCGCCCGCGCCGATCGTCCGGCGGAAGCTCTCGCTCGACGACGGAGTCGAGATCGCCCGTCGACTCGAGCGGATCGGCTACGACGCGGTGGTTCCGGTCCAGACGTCCGTCGTCTGGGACATGAGCATCGTCCGCGGGGCGTACCCCGATCGGGCCTGGTCGAACGAGGCCCTGCAGGAGGAGTACGACGTCGCCTTCGGCGGATCGGGCCGGAAGCGACTCGTCGCCTGGGGGAACCGCGTGCAATCCCTGCAGTACGACTTCCAACCCGCGTGGAACGAGGACTTCTGTCGACGGGTTCGCGAGCAGGTGGCGATCCCGGTCCTCGCGGAGGGCGGGATCCGCGAGCGCGGAACGATCGACCGGCTGCTCGGAGACGGCGGGAACGACGGGGGTGGCGAGGACAGCGGGGACGGCCCTACACCGGCCTGCGACGCGGTCGGAATGGCCCGACCGTTCTACGCCGAACCCCGGCTCGGCACCCGACTACTCGACGCCGGTGACGCGACGACGCGGGTGCTCTGTGAGAGCTGTAACAACTGTACGGTACCGCAGGTGACGGGCGCGCCGGGAATCTGCCGAACGCCGGACGTACTTCGAAAACGGGGCGAACTCGAGCGATCGGGTGCGTACGAATCTTCCGAATCGTAG
- a CDS encoding universal stress protein codes for MIDPDRVLVPTLGRPQEDEALAYALETFPEADVTLLAVVTPLDAPLSEGGVLERSDERTEAARDRAARLRASVDDAAIDRVRIETVEGRPGTVVPQYASEEDVDHVVMSGHDASSMGFVRRFLGRSVATTVIDRTPRPVTVLE; via the coding sequence ATGATCGACCCCGATCGGGTCCTCGTCCCCACGCTCGGCCGCCCGCAGGAGGACGAGGCGCTCGCGTACGCCCTCGAGACGTTCCCAGAAGCCGACGTCACGCTGCTCGCCGTCGTCACGCCGCTGGACGCACCGCTCAGCGAGGGTGGCGTGCTCGAGCGAAGCGACGAGCGGACCGAGGCGGCACGCGATCGTGCCGCCCGACTGCGAGCGTCGGTCGACGACGCGGCGATCGATCGGGTCCGGATCGAGACGGTGGAGGGGCGGCCCGGCACGGTCGTTCCCCAGTACGCGTCCGAGGAAGACGTCGATCACGTCGTCATGTCCGGACACGACGCCAGTTCGATGGGCTTCGTGCGGCGGTTCCTCGGTCGCAGTGTCGCGACCACGGTCATCGACCGGACGCCACGACCGGTAACCGTCCTCGAGTGA
- a CDS encoding HpcH/HpaI aldolase family protein, translated as MRSENGFRRALEHGETVLGASSETFSPTVIETFGRLGLDYVWLDFEHGGPSPYDSTAFEEFTRAAEAADIELLVRLPAPEPPLVRKVLDAGVRTVLLPRIETASELRRGIEAAYFAYDGDVGNRGVGVGRSGEWAGYVDSFVAGEDDEVLVGTMIENERAVENIEEILAVPQLGFAFVGPADLEISMSAGDPTAKNHDAVTAAIDRTLEACLAAEIPIGRIRNDPADAQAAIDAGYQIVRIGGDISSVREVLGDRLDEIRG; from the coding sequence ATGAGGTCCGAAAACGGGTTCCGACGTGCGCTCGAACACGGTGAGACGGTTCTCGGAGCGAGTTCGGAGACGTTCTCACCGACGGTGATCGAAACATTCGGTCGCCTCGGGCTGGATTACGTCTGGCTGGACTTCGAGCACGGGGGCCCGAGCCCGTACGACAGCACCGCCTTCGAGGAGTTCACTCGAGCAGCCGAAGCGGCCGACATCGAGTTGCTGGTTCGACTGCCGGCTCCGGAGCCTCCCCTCGTCAGGAAGGTCCTCGACGCCGGCGTCCGGACGGTTCTGCTCCCCCGAATCGAGACGGCGAGCGAACTCCGCCGAGGGATCGAAGCGGCCTACTTCGCTTACGACGGCGACGTCGGCAACAGAGGCGTCGGCGTCGGCCGATCGGGCGAGTGGGCCGGCTACGTCGACAGCTTCGTCGCCGGCGAGGACGACGAGGTCCTCGTAGGGACGATGATCGAGAACGAACGGGCAGTCGAAAACATCGAAGAGATCCTCGCCGTTCCGCAACTCGGGTTCGCGTTCGTCGGTCCGGCGGATCTCGAGATATCGATGTCGGCCGGCGATCCGACGGCGAAGAATCACGACGCCGTGACGGCCGCGATCGATCGAACGCTCGAGGCCTGCCTTGCCGCCGAGATCCCGATCGGTCGGATTCGAAACGATCCCGCCGACGCACAGGCGGCGATCGACGCCGGCTACCAGATCGTCCGGATCGGCGGGGATATCAGTTCGGTCCGTGAGGTGCTCGGCGATCGACTCGACGAAATCCGAGGATAG
- a CDS encoding inorganic phosphate transporter: MVALSFAVLVGTAILTCLFMAWVLGANSNSPPFAPAIGANAISTMQAAFVIGLLAAAGALMQGGSISETVGSDLIDGVAITPLAATAGLLTAASFMAIGIYTRYPIPAAFATTGAMVGVGLSLGGDPALATYRRLGIFWLLVPFMSGGLAYATAVTLRRDDVPESIGVPLLAGVVGAIVANVRLGVIPDPGADQGTLARFVSRQFGGGPELAAGIDLGTVLVTIVVGALAFHWIRRRVLVSVERGIRSFLLVLGGIVAFSSGGSQVGLATGPLENLFRIELGLPTIILLAIGATGILAGAWMGAPRLLQATSREYAQLGARRSIAALVPGFVIAQLAIALGIPISLNNIILSGVIGGGLAAGSAGVSRRKIGFTISFWLLTLGSSTVVSYGLYRALALALGG, from the coding sequence CAACTCGCCGCCGTTCGCGCCGGCGATCGGCGCGAACGCCATCTCGACGATGCAGGCCGCGTTCGTAATCGGCCTGCTCGCGGCCGCCGGCGCGCTCATGCAGGGCGGGAGCATCTCCGAGACCGTCGGTTCTGATCTGATCGACGGCGTCGCGATCACGCCGCTGGCGGCCACGGCGGGGCTGCTGACCGCGGCGTCGTTCATGGCGATCGGGATCTACACGCGGTACCCGATCCCCGCGGCGTTCGCGACCACGGGGGCGATGGTCGGCGTCGGCCTCTCGCTCGGCGGCGACCCCGCACTGGCGACCTACCGTCGCCTCGGCATCTTCTGGCTGCTCGTTCCGTTCATGTCCGGCGGACTGGCGTACGCGACCGCGGTCACCTTGCGCCGGGACGACGTTCCCGAATCGATCGGCGTCCCGCTGCTCGCGGGCGTCGTCGGCGCGATCGTCGCGAACGTCAGACTCGGGGTCATCCCGGACCCCGGCGCCGACCAGGGGACGCTGGCGCGGTTCGTCTCGCGTCAGTTCGGCGGCGGGCCGGAACTGGCCGCCGGGATCGACCTCGGGACGGTCCTCGTGACGATCGTCGTCGGTGCTCTCGCCTTCCACTGGATCCGCAGACGCGTCCTCGTCTCCGTCGAGCGGGGCATCCGCTCGTTCCTGCTCGTGCTCGGCGGCATCGTCGCGTTCTCGTCGGGCGGCTCGCAGGTCGGGCTCGCGACCGGCCCGCTCGAGAACCTCTTCCGGATCGAACTCGGGCTCCCGACGATCATCCTGCTCGCGATCGGCGCGACCGGCATCCTCGCCGGCGCGTGGATGGGCGCGCCGCGACTCCTGCAGGCGACCTCCCGGGAGTACGCCCAACTGGGCGCTCGCCGATCGATCGCGGCGCTCGTGCCCGGCTTCGTCATCGCACAGCTTGCGATCGCGCTCGGGATCCCGATCTCGCTCAACAACATCATCCTCTCGGGCGTCATCGGCGGCGGGCTGGCCGCGGGGTCGGCCGGCGTCTCCCGGCGCAAGATCGGATTCACGATCAGCTTCTGGCTGCTGACGCTCGGGAGTTCCACCGTCGTCAGCTACGGCCTCTACCGGGCGCTCGCACTCGCGCTCGGCGGCTGA
- a CDS encoding NAD(P)-dependent alcohol dehydrogenase, whose protein sequence is MEAARLHEYTDDMSEALSIDEIDRPEIDRSDGVLVEVEGAGWCQTDNHIIEGMWEEYAPQDLPMTLGHENAGVVAEVGDEVTLVEEGDPVICHPVQTCGICRPCRLGEDMYCENSAFNGLTTDGGFAEYLQTNERAVIPLPEGVDPTEIAPHADAGITAYHAAKKAVRELNPGDTCVVIGIGGLGHIGLQCLDAMSGANIVAADIKDEALELAEEVGARHTVNSAEEDLADVVADLTDDVGAQQVVDFVGGDETTALAPEIVAAGGDHHVVGYGGHIHEPSQALVNGEFAFRGTLVGKYAELQELVALVDRDEVELRTERNDLDEINTVAERLEHNEIEGRAVVLPP, encoded by the coding sequence ATGGAAGCAGCCAGACTCCACGAGTACACCGACGACATGAGCGAGGCACTCTCGATCGACGAGATCGATCGACCCGAGATCGATCGATCGGACGGCGTCCTCGTCGAGGTCGAGGGCGCGGGCTGGTGCCAGACGGACAACCACATCATCGAGGGAATGTGGGAAGAGTACGCGCCACAGGATCTGCCGATGACGCTGGGCCACGAGAACGCCGGCGTCGTCGCCGAGGTCGGCGACGAGGTAACGCTGGTCGAGGAGGGCGATCCGGTGATCTGTCACCCCGTCCAGACCTGCGGCATCTGTCGGCCCTGCCGACTCGGCGAGGACATGTACTGCGAGAACAGCGCGTTCAACGGCCTCACAACCGACGGCGGCTTCGCCGAGTACCTCCAGACGAACGAGCGGGCGGTGATCCCGCTTCCCGAGGGCGTCGACCCGACCGAGATCGCACCCCACGCCGACGCTGGAATCACGGCCTACCACGCCGCGAAGAAGGCGGTCCGCGAACTCAATCCCGGCGACACCTGCGTCGTCATCGGCATCGGCGGCCTCGGCCACATCGGTCTCCAGTGTCTCGACGCGATGAGCGGCGCGAACATCGTCGCCGCCGACATCAAAGACGAGGCGCTCGAACTCGCAGAAGAGGTGGGGGCTCGCCACACGGTCAACTCCGCCGAGGAGGACCTCGCCGACGTCGTCGCGGACCTGACCGACGACGTGGGGGCCCAGCAGGTCGTCGACTTCGTCGGCGGGGACGAGACGACCGCACTGGCACCCGAAATCGTCGCCGCCGGCGGCGACCACCACGTCGTCGGCTACGGCGGGCACATCCACGAACCCAGTCAGGCCCTGGTCAACGGCGAGTTCGCCTTCAGGGGGACCCTGGTCGGCAAGTACGCCGAACTCCAGGAACTCGTCGCCCTCGTCGATCGCGACGAGGTCGAGTTGCGCACCGAACGAAACGATCTCGACGAGATCAACACGGTCGCGGAACGACTGGAACACAACGAGATCGAGGGGCGTGCGGTCGTGCTCCCGCCCTGA
- a CDS encoding hydroxyacid dehydrogenase, which produces MATDWEVLLPMRIDPSGPESIADFARCTGMDEYGSYEAALDDIDRYDAVIVRVAPLGADVIDRADRLQVIAKHGSGLDNVDVPAASRRDIVVCNTPGANARSVAEHAIALLFGVRRNLHTADRHVRAGNWERAAFTGDELTRDTFGVYGFGNIGRKTADLATGLGMTVLAFDPKKPDDAFLEGVERVESLEALFERSNTVSAHVPLTDRTRHSVSTAELAALGETGVLINTSRGAVVEETALHEALESGTVAGAGLDTFETEPPGDDHPLYARDEVLLTPHVGGVTEQALSRMSQQAAANVRTVYDGGLPDSTKNRADLSREVAG; this is translated from the coding sequence ATGGCCACAGATTGGGAGGTGTTACTCCCGATGCGGATCGATCCGTCGGGTCCGGAATCGATCGCGGATTTTGCGCGGTGTACTGGTATGGACGAGTACGGCAGTTACGAGGCCGCACTCGACGATATCGATCGGTACGATGCCGTCATCGTCAGAGTGGCCCCGCTCGGTGCCGATGTCATCGATCGGGCGGACCGGTTGCAGGTCATCGCGAAACACGGAAGCGGACTCGACAACGTAGACGTTCCGGCAGCATCGCGGCGGGATATCGTCGTCTGTAACACGCCCGGCGCGAACGCACGGTCGGTCGCAGAACACGCGATAGCGCTGCTGTTCGGCGTTCGTCGAAATCTCCACACGGCGGACAGACACGTCCGTGCGGGCAACTGGGAACGGGCCGCGTTCACTGGCGACGAACTCACCAGAGATACGTTCGGCGTGTACGGGTTTGGAAACATCGGGCGGAAGACGGCAGATCTCGCTACGGGACTAGGGATGACCGTCCTCGCGTTCGATCCAAAGAAACCCGACGACGCCTTCTTGGAAGGGGTCGAACGAGTCGAGTCGCTCGAGGCACTGTTCGAGCGATCGAACACGGTGAGCGCTCACGTCCCCTTGACCGATCGGACGCGCCACTCGGTTTCGACCGCGGAGCTGGCAGCGCTTGGCGAGACCGGCGTTCTGATCAACACCTCGCGGGGGGCAGTCGTCGAGGAGACGGCACTCCACGAGGCGCTCGAGAGCGGGACCGTAGCCGGGGCCGGCCTCGACACCTTCGAGACGGAACCGCCAGGAGACGACCACCCGCTCTACGCACGGGACGAGGTGCTCCTGACGCCCCACGTCGGCGGCGTGACCGAGCAGGCACTCAGCAGAATGAGTCAACAGGCGGCCGCAAACGTCCGCACGGTGTACGACGGTGGACTGCCGGACTCCACGAAAAACCGCGCCGATCTGAGCCGAGAGGTGGCCGGATGA
- a CDS encoding iron-sulfur cluster assembly protein — protein MSTPDSSDGDSDRGSRSDSDTVGPDRAAVRDRLDRVTDPELDRSIVALDYVDAIEIDGDRVTVRFTLPTAWCSPAFAWMMAIDARDEVETLPSVADARIILDEHMHEQEITRGVNEGRSFAEAFPDADGDVAAVRAELDEKARVARQYDAIETLLDAGLDAETIVELTVADLERSAANPSAASAETASDPTDDDEREQLSIYVQNRAVAVSVPAAPIDRYLEKARETGVVSAPDDVLFRTPEGQPIDADSFDLVHRRGRLAQVNMSSQGGICEGLQAARERRFEGAGDD, from the coding sequence ATGTCGACTCCCGACTCCAGCGACGGCGATTCCGATCGCGGCTCCCGGTCGGATTCCGACACCGTCGGCCCCGATCGGGCGGCCGTCCGCGATCGGCTCGACCGCGTCACGGATCCCGAACTCGATCGCTCGATCGTCGCCCTCGACTACGTCGACGCGATCGAGATCGACGGCGACCGCGTCACCGTCCGGTTCACCCTGCCGACGGCGTGGTGCTCGCCGGCGTTCGCGTGGATGATGGCGATCGACGCCCGCGACGAAGTCGAAACCCTGCCGAGCGTCGCGGACGCGCGAATCATCCTGGACGAGCACATGCACGAGCAGGAGATCACCCGCGGCGTGAATGAGGGACGCTCCTTCGCCGAGGCGTTTCCCGACGCCGACGGCGACGTCGCCGCCGTCCGGGCGGAACTCGACGAGAAGGCCCGCGTCGCACGCCAGTACGACGCGATCGAGACGTTGCTCGACGCGGGTCTCGATGCCGAGACGATCGTCGAGCTTACCGTCGCGGACCTCGAGCGATCGGCGGCCAATCCGTCGGCCGCGTCCGCGGAGACGGCGAGCGATCCCACCGACGACGATGAGCGGGAGCAGCTTTCGATCTACGTCCAGAACCGCGCGGTCGCCGTCTCGGTTCCGGCAGCCCCGATCGATCGGTATCTCGAGAAAGCCCGAGAGACGGGCGTCGTCTCCGCACCTGACGACGTGTTGTTCCGGACGCCGGAGGGGCAGCCGATCGACGCCGACTCGTTCGACCTTGTCCACCGCCGCGGGCGACTCGCACAGGTCAACATGTCCAGTCAGGGCGGAATCTGTGAGGGGTTACAGGCGGCCAGGGAGCGCCGCTTCGAGGGGGCAGGCGACGACTGA